One window of the Rosa rugosa chromosome 3, drRosRugo1.1, whole genome shotgun sequence genome contains the following:
- the LOC133739812 gene encoding transcription factor MYB3R-1-like yields MDGDRTNSTPEGSGGDNIQRARALHGRSSGPTRRSTKGQWTPEEDEILRRAVQSFKGKNWKKIAECFKDRTDVQCLHRWQKVLNPELVKGPWSKEEDEIIVELVKKYGPKKWSTIAQHLPGRIGKQCRERWHNHLNPGINKEAWTQDEELALIRAHQIYGNKWAELTKFLPGRTDNAIKNHWNSSVKKKLDSYLKSGLLPDLEGTPHVGHQNQPIISSCSRVQNSGDDSAPRGAEGEEISECSQDSNVAGCFQSGTEMVNVVLHTRDRSHIREVSRLGNDPSSSPASCSEPYYPSMGDATFSIPEIPSEIVSSSKFIEQSFSHDAGESMSGDFQFNMQELTNISSLESEQEASGMHTHCMSSNEIHDVVNFPFQTAGAFPASTSMGNMADGSVKSERMLISDDECCRALFSEAINQGYFSRDFTNGLNMVDLIACTDSLLLQSSSNLQMSETGRSSQLYCPLNSDVVGTSCSQPVSAHNGPLIFAGEANNLFRVQEQEYVTNSEDGFVYTNDTARSPSTVVGNETGMQEQSDLVEDPSNLVPVNTFDSGLDTQTSPSLDVRSDVHTEQQDDGALCYEPPRFPSLDIPFLSCDLVQSGNDMQQEYSPLGIRQLMMSSMNCLTPFRLWDSPSRDGSPDAVLKSAAKTFTGTPSILKKRHRDLLSPLSPLSDRRIDKKLGTDVTSSLARDFSRLEVMFEDSETQEAPLHYPSSNQQRTSDAHEEDKENMDTCETRIEEGTDTVAISADEIAQKHFDDSESQEKMKQGNADVDAKTKADAVPSSHDAQQSSGVLAEHNTNDLLLYSPDQAGCKAEKALSLSAGTPKVQHSKSFSAKQCSSVITPTITVKKRESYLVAQTCIQSDLLSAPLETTSDNAGNGASTETIFGVTPLKRSIDSPSAWKSPSAWKSPSAWKSPWFINSFLPGPRVDTEITIEDIGFFMSPGDRSYDAIGLMKQISEHTASAYANAQEVLGNETPESLLKERRKDHGIVDLDKNLAPPNQLGSSSLSAPNVVVERRTLDFSECETPGKGKESGKFSNTKSFSSPSSYLLKGCR; encoded by the exons ATGGACGGTGACAGAACAAATTCTACTCCAGAAGGGTCGGGTGGTGACAATATTCAGAGAGCTCGAGCTCTCCATGG GAGGTCTAGTGGGCCTACGAGGCGTTCTACAAAAGGACAATGGACGCCTGAAGAG GATGAAATCTTGCGTAGGGCAGTTCAGAGTTTTAAAGGAAAGAATTGGAAGAAAATAG CGGAGTGTTTCAAGGATCGGACTGATGTGCAATGCCTGCATAGGTGGCAGAAAGTTTTGAATCCTGAATTGGTCAAGGGTCCATGGTCTAAAGAG GAGGACGAAATTATTGTTGAATTGGTCAAAAAGTATGGCCCAAAAAAGTGGTCCACTATTGCACAGCATTTACCTGGACGTATTGGTAAGCAATGCAGGGAAAG GTGGCATAATCATCTTAATCCTGGCATAAACAAAGAAGCATGGACGCAGGATGAGGAGTTGGCTCTGATTCGTGCTCATCAAATTTATGGGAACAAATGGGCAGAGCTAACAAAATTCTTGCCTGGAAG GACAGACAACGCTATAAAAAATCACTGGAACAGTTCTGTGAAAAAGAAGTTGGATTCTTACTTGAAGTCGGGATTACTACCAGACTTAGAAGGAACGCCTCATGTTGGACACCAAAACCAACCCATAATCTCATCTTGTTCAAGAGTTCAGAACAGTGGAGATGATAGTGCTCCCAGAGGTGCTGAAGGAGAAGAGATATCAGAATGCAGTCAAGATTCAAATGTTGCTGGTTGCTTTCAGTCTGGAACTGAAATGGTCAATGTGGTATTACATACTAGAGATCGATCGCATATACGTGAAGTATCCCGGTTAGGAAATGACCCAAGCTCCAGTCCAGCGTCCTGTTCAGAACCATATTACCCGTCTATGGGGGATGCCACTTTTTCCATCCCAGAAATACCTTCTGAAATTGTTAGCTCTTCCAAATTTATAGAGCAGAGTTTCTCACATGATGCTGGAGAGTCAATGAGTGGGGATTTCCAGTTTAATATGCAGGAGTTAACTAATATTTCTTCACTAGAATCAGAGCAGGAGGCATCCGGGATGCATACCCATTGTATGAGTTCTAATGAGATCCATGATGTGGTCAACTTTCCATTTCAGACTGCTGGTGCATTTCCTGCTTCTACTTCCATGGGGAATATGGCGGATGGTTCAGTTAAATCAGAGCGGATGTTGATATCTGACGATGAATGTTGCAGGGCTTTGTTTTCTGAGGCAATAAATCAGGGATATTTCTCTAGAGATTTTACAAATGGGTTAAACATGGTTGATTTGATTGCATGCACAGATTCATTACTTTTACAATCGTCGTCAAACCTCCAGATGTCTGAAACCGGTAGATCTTCTCAACTTTATTGTCCTTTGAACTCAGATGTAGTTGGAACTTCATGCTCTCAACCAGTTTCTGCTCATAATGGTCCACTGATATTTGCTGGAGAGGCTAATAATTTATTCAGAGTTCAAGAACAGGAGTATGTCACAAATTCAGAGGATGGATTTGTCTACACTAATGACACTGCCAGATCTCCCAGCACTGTTGTTGGAAATGAGACTGGAATGCAAGAGCAATCTGATCTGGTTGAGGATCCTTCAAATTTAGTCCCTGTAAATACATTTGATTCGGGATTGGACACGCAAACTTCTCCTTCTCTGGATGTGAGATCAGATGTGCACACAGAACAGCAGGATGACGGAGCTCTATGTTATGAGCCTCCTCGTTTTCCGAGTTTGGATATTCCATTTTTAAGTTGTGATCTTGTACAATCAGGAAATGACATGCAACAAGAATATAGTCCCCTTGGAATTCGTCAGCTGATGATGTCCTCTATGAATTGCCTTACTCCATTTAGGTTATGGGATTCACCATCTCGCGATGGTAGCCCTGATGCTGTGCTGAAAAGTGCTGCTAAAACATTTACAGGCACACCATCCATTTTGAAGAAACGGCACCGTGACCTGTTGTCTCCATTGTCGCCATTGTCGGATAGAAGGATTGATAAAAAGCTTGGGACTGACGTGACCTCCAGTTTGGCCAGAGATTTTTCACGTTTAGAGGTAATGTTTGAAGACAGTGAGACACAGGAGGCACCATTGCATTATCCATCTTCAAATCAGCAGAGGACCTCTGATGCGCATGAAGAAGACAAAGAGAATATGGACACCTGTGAAACCAGAATAGAAGAAGGGACTGATACTGTTGCAATATCAGCTGATGAAATAGCACAGAAACACTTTGATGACAGTGAATCCCAGGAAAAGATGAAGCAAGGAAATGCTGATGTTGATGCTAAGACTAAGGCTGATGCTGTCCCCTCCTCTCACGAT gCGCAACAGTCTTCTGGGGTTCTTGCTGAACATAACACAAATGATCTGCTATTGTATTCTCCTGATCAAGCTGGTTGTAAAGCTGAAAAAGCCTTGAGCTTGAGTGCTGGAACTCCAAAAGTACAGCATAGTAAATCTTTTTCTGCCAAACAATGTTCCTCTGTTATTACTCCAACTATAACAGTGAAGAAGCGAGAAAGTTATTTGGTTGCACAGACATGTATACAATCTGATTTGTTGTCAGCTCCCCTGGAGACAACTAGTGATAATGCTGGGAATGGTGCTAGTACTGAGACCAT ATTCGGTGTTACACCACTTAAAAGAAGTATTGATTCCCCTTCAGCATGGAAATCCCCTTCAGCGTGGAAATCTCCTTCAGCATGGAAATCCCCCTGGTTTATCAACTCCTTTCTTCCTGGTCCAAGGGTTGATACAGAAATAACAATTGAG GatataggatttttcatgaGCCCAGGAGATAGAAGTTATGATGCCATAGGGTTGATGAAACAGATAAGCGAGCATACTGCTTCTGCATACGCCAATGCCCAGGAAGTTTTGGGAAATGAAACTCCTGAGTCATTGTTGAAGGAAAGACGGAAAGACCATGGCATTGTGGACTTGGATAAGAATCTTGCACCACCAAATCAGCTGGGGAGTAGTTCCCTTTCCGCGCCAAATGTTGTG GTGGAGCGTCGCACCCTTGACTTTAGCGAGTGTGAAACACCTGGGAAGGGAAAAGAAAGCGGAAAATTCTCGAATACTAAAAGCTTCTCAAGTCCATCTAGCTATTTGTTGAAGGGATGCAGATAA
- the LOC133739814 gene encoding aspartate aminotransferase, cytoplasmic-like isoform X1, which translates to MEPQEGDSVFAHIPHVPEVPIYAMMVAFSRDPSPLKLNLGIGVYRTEDGKPFQLNVVRRVERLLVNDRSTFKEYLPITGTAEFNRLSAKLILGADSPAIKENRVTTVQCLSGSGSLRVGAEFLANHYHHQHTVYMSQPTYAAHPAFFSAAGLAIKTYRYYDPGTCGLDFQGMLEDLLSAPSGAIVLLQACAHNPTGVDPTLPQWEQIRQLIRAKGLFPFFDSAYQGLVSGNLDEDAQFIRLFVADGGECLIAQSYSKIMGLYGERVGALSSVCKTAEVASHVESQLKLVIRPMYSSPPIHGASIVATILKDRVMYEEWSIEVKAMTDHLISTRRQLFDALRDRGTPGDWGHIIRHVGLFTFSGLNPEQVAFMNKEYHIYMPSDGRINMAALGPKTVPRLADAIHAAVNIGV; encoded by the exons ATGGAGCCACAAGAAGGCGATTCTGTATTCGCACACATTCCTCACGTTCCTGAAGTCCCAATTTACGCG ATGATGGTTGCTTTCAGCAGAGACCCAAGTCCACTGAAGCTCAATTTAGGGATTGGTGTCTATAGAACTGAG GATGGGAAACCTTTTCAATTGAATGTAGTTAGACGAGTGGAGCGGTTACTAGTTAATGACAG GTCCACTTTTAAGGAGTATCTTCCTATTACTGGGACTGCTGAGTTCAACAGATTGAGTGCTAAGCTCATTTTGGGTGCTGACAG CCCTGCTATCAAGGAGAATAGAGTCACTACTGTCCAGTGCTTATCTGGTAGTGGATCACTGAGGGTCGGAGCTGAGTTTCTAGCAAACCATTACCACCAT CAGCATACGGTCTACATGTCCCAGCCAACATATGCAGCCCACCCGGCTTTTTTCTCTGCAGCAGGGCTAGCTATCAAGACTTACCGTTACTATGACCCAGGAACATGTGGACTGGACTTCCAAG GAATGTTAGAAGATCTTTTGTCTGCCCCATCAGGAGCTATTGTGCTTCTCCAAGCATGTGCACATAACCCTACAGGTGTTGATCCAACTCTTCCACAGTGGGAGCAGATAAGACAGTTGATTAGAGCAAAGGGATTGTTTCCTTTCTTTGACTCTGCTTATCAG GGTCTCGTCAGTGGAAATCTGGATGAGGATGCACAATTTATTCGCCTGTTTGTTGCTGATGGTGGTGAGTGCCTTATAGCTCAGTCATATTCGAAGATTATGGGACTTTATGGAGAACGTGTTGGTGCCCTCAGCAGT GTTTGCAAGACAGCAGAAGTGGCTAGCCATGTTGAAAGCCAGCTGAAACTTGTGATCAGGCCCATGTATTCTAGCCCCCCAATTCATGGGGCATCCATAGTGGCCACTATCTTAAAGGATAG GGTTATGTATGAGGAATGGAGTATTGAAGTGAAGGCAATGACTGACCACCTTATTAGCACGCGTAGACAACTATTTGATGCTCTGCGTGATAGAG GTACTCCTGGTGACTGGGGGCACATTATCAGGCATGTTGGATTGTTTACTTTCTCAGGACTGAACCCTGAACAAGTTGCTTTCATGAATAAAGAGTACCATATCTACATGCCATCCGATGG GAGGATCAACATGGCAGCTCTAGGTCCTAAGACGGTTCCTCGTCTTGCAGATGCAATACATGCAGCTGTTAACATTGGTGTATAA
- the LOC133739814 gene encoding aspartate aminotransferase, cytoplasmic-like isoform X2 produces the protein MEPQEGDSVFAHIPHVPEVPIYAMMVAFSRDPSPLKLNLGIGVYRTEDGKPFQLNVVRRVERLLVNDRSTFKEYLPITGTAEFNRLSAKLILGADSPAIKENRVTTVQCLSGSGSLRVGAEFLANHYHHHTVYMSQPTYAAHPAFFSAAGLAIKTYRYYDPGTCGLDFQGMLEDLLSAPSGAIVLLQACAHNPTGVDPTLPQWEQIRQLIRAKGLFPFFDSAYQGLVSGNLDEDAQFIRLFVADGGECLIAQSYSKIMGLYGERVGALSSVCKTAEVASHVESQLKLVIRPMYSSPPIHGASIVATILKDRVMYEEWSIEVKAMTDHLISTRRQLFDALRDRGTPGDWGHIIRHVGLFTFSGLNPEQVAFMNKEYHIYMPSDGRINMAALGPKTVPRLADAIHAAVNIGV, from the exons ATGGAGCCACAAGAAGGCGATTCTGTATTCGCACACATTCCTCACGTTCCTGAAGTCCCAATTTACGCG ATGATGGTTGCTTTCAGCAGAGACCCAAGTCCACTGAAGCTCAATTTAGGGATTGGTGTCTATAGAACTGAG GATGGGAAACCTTTTCAATTGAATGTAGTTAGACGAGTGGAGCGGTTACTAGTTAATGACAG GTCCACTTTTAAGGAGTATCTTCCTATTACTGGGACTGCTGAGTTCAACAGATTGAGTGCTAAGCTCATTTTGGGTGCTGACAG CCCTGCTATCAAGGAGAATAGAGTCACTACTGTCCAGTGCTTATCTGGTAGTGGATCACTGAGGGTCGGAGCTGAGTTTCTAGCAAACCATTACCACCAT CATACGGTCTACATGTCCCAGCCAACATATGCAGCCCACCCGGCTTTTTTCTCTGCAGCAGGGCTAGCTATCAAGACTTACCGTTACTATGACCCAGGAACATGTGGACTGGACTTCCAAG GAATGTTAGAAGATCTTTTGTCTGCCCCATCAGGAGCTATTGTGCTTCTCCAAGCATGTGCACATAACCCTACAGGTGTTGATCCAACTCTTCCACAGTGGGAGCAGATAAGACAGTTGATTAGAGCAAAGGGATTGTTTCCTTTCTTTGACTCTGCTTATCAG GGTCTCGTCAGTGGAAATCTGGATGAGGATGCACAATTTATTCGCCTGTTTGTTGCTGATGGTGGTGAGTGCCTTATAGCTCAGTCATATTCGAAGATTATGGGACTTTATGGAGAACGTGTTGGTGCCCTCAGCAGT GTTTGCAAGACAGCAGAAGTGGCTAGCCATGTTGAAAGCCAGCTGAAACTTGTGATCAGGCCCATGTATTCTAGCCCCCCAATTCATGGGGCATCCATAGTGGCCACTATCTTAAAGGATAG GGTTATGTATGAGGAATGGAGTATTGAAGTGAAGGCAATGACTGACCACCTTATTAGCACGCGTAGACAACTATTTGATGCTCTGCGTGATAGAG GTACTCCTGGTGACTGGGGGCACATTATCAGGCATGTTGGATTGTTTACTTTCTCAGGACTGAACCCTGAACAAGTTGCTTTCATGAATAAAGAGTACCATATCTACATGCCATCCGATGG GAGGATCAACATGGCAGCTCTAGGTCCTAAGACGGTTCCTCGTCTTGCAGATGCAATACATGCAGCTGTTAACATTGGTGTATAA
- the LOC133739814 gene encoding aspartate aminotransferase 3, chloroplastic-like isoform X3: protein MSQPTYAAHPAFFSAAGLAIKTYRYYDPGTCGLDFQGMLEDLLSAPSGAIVLLQACAHNPTGVDPTLPQWEQIRQLIRAKGLFPFFDSAYQGLVSGNLDEDAQFIRLFVADGGECLIAQSYSKIMGLYGERVGALSSVCKTAEVASHVESQLKLVIRPMYSSPPIHGASIVATILKDRVMYEEWSIEVKAMTDHLISTRRQLFDALRDRGTPGDWGHIIRHVGLFTFSGLNPEQVAFMNKEYHIYMPSDGRINMAALGPKTVPRLADAIHAAVNIGV, encoded by the exons ATGTCCCAGCCAACATATGCAGCCCACCCGGCTTTTTTCTCTGCAGCAGGGCTAGCTATCAAGACTTACCGTTACTATGACCCAGGAACATGTGGACTGGACTTCCAAG GAATGTTAGAAGATCTTTTGTCTGCCCCATCAGGAGCTATTGTGCTTCTCCAAGCATGTGCACATAACCCTACAGGTGTTGATCCAACTCTTCCACAGTGGGAGCAGATAAGACAGTTGATTAGAGCAAAGGGATTGTTTCCTTTCTTTGACTCTGCTTATCAG GGTCTCGTCAGTGGAAATCTGGATGAGGATGCACAATTTATTCGCCTGTTTGTTGCTGATGGTGGTGAGTGCCTTATAGCTCAGTCATATTCGAAGATTATGGGACTTTATGGAGAACGTGTTGGTGCCCTCAGCAGT GTTTGCAAGACAGCAGAAGTGGCTAGCCATGTTGAAAGCCAGCTGAAACTTGTGATCAGGCCCATGTATTCTAGCCCCCCAATTCATGGGGCATCCATAGTGGCCACTATCTTAAAGGATAG GGTTATGTATGAGGAATGGAGTATTGAAGTGAAGGCAATGACTGACCACCTTATTAGCACGCGTAGACAACTATTTGATGCTCTGCGTGATAGAG GTACTCCTGGTGACTGGGGGCACATTATCAGGCATGTTGGATTGTTTACTTTCTCAGGACTGAACCCTGAACAAGTTGCTTTCATGAATAAAGAGTACCATATCTACATGCCATCCGATGG GAGGATCAACATGGCAGCTCTAGGTCCTAAGACGGTTCCTCGTCTTGCAGATGCAATACATGCAGCTGTTAACATTGGTGTATAA
- the LOC133739813 gene encoding aspartate aminotransferase, cytoplasmic, giving the protein MSPQFTSPPNSDAHSSSSTSSISSASDRRLNALVRHLAAEESSPMDSLSASPTAARADSVFAHVVQGPEDPILGVTVAYNKDQSPNKVNLGVGAYRTEEGKPLVLNVVRKAEQKLVNDMSRVKEYLPIVGLAEFNKLSARLILGSDSPPVQENRVTTVQCLSGTGSLRVGGEFLARHYHERTIYIPTPTWGNHTKVFTLAGLSVKNYRYYDPATRGLNFQGLLEDLGSAPAGAVVLLHACAHNPTGVDPTLEQWEQIRQLMRSRALLPFFDSAYQGFASGSLDADAQSVRRFAADGGELLVAQSYAKNMGLYGERVGALSIVLKTSEVATKVESQLKLVIRPMYSNPPIHGASIVATILKDRDLFNEWTIELKAMADRIISMRHQLFDSLRAKGTPGDWSHIIKQIGMFTFTGLNPEQVAFMTKEYHIYMTSDGRISMAGLSSRTVPHLTEAIHAAVTRLA; this is encoded by the exons ATGAGCCCACAGTTCACTTCACCACCAAACAGCGACGCCCATAgttcttcttctacttcttcaatttcttcagcCAGTGATCGCAGGCTTAACGCTCTCGTACGTCACCTCGCCGCTGAAGAATCGTCTCCGATGGACTCACTCTCCGCTTCCCCGACCGCCGCACGTGCCGATTCCGTCTTCGCTCACGTCGTTCAAGGTCCTGAGGATCCCATCCTTGGG GTGACGGTTGCGTATAACAAGGATCAAAGCCCTAATAAGGTGAATTTGGGAGTTGGTGCTTATCGAACAGAG GAGGGAAAACCACTTGTGTTGAATGTAGTGAGAAAAGCAGAACAGAAGCTTGTTAATGACAT GTCACGGGTTAAGGAATATCTTCCTATTGTTGGACTGGCTGAGTTCAATAAATTGAGTGCTAGGCTCATTCTTGGTTCTGACAG CCCTCCTGTTCAAGAGAACCGGGTTACCACTGTCCAATGTCTGTCAGGAACTGGGTCATTGAGGGTTGGAGGTGAATTTTTGGCAAGGCATTACCATGAA CGCACCATATATATACCCACACCGACATGGGGGAACCACACCAAAGTTTTCACTCTGGCGGGGTTATCTGTGAAAAATTACCGGTATTATGATCCAGCAACACGTGGCCTCAATTTCCAAG GCCTCCTAGAAGACCTTGGTTCTGCCCCAGCTGGAGCAGTTGTACTTCTTCATGCATGTGCTCATAACCCCACTGGTGTTGATCCAACCCTTGAGCAGTGGGAGCAGATCAGACAGCTTATGAGATCAAGAGCTTTATTACCATTCTTTGACAGTGCTTATCAG GGTTTTGCTAGTGGGAGTTTGGACGCGGATGCACAGTCTGTTCGTAGGTTTGCTGCTGATGGTGGGGAGTTGCTGGTAGCTCAAAGTTATGCAAAAAACATGGGTCTGTATGGGGAACGTGTTGGTGCCCTAAGCATT GTTTTGAAGACTTCTGAGGTTGCAACCAAGGTTGAGAGTCAGCTGAAGCTTGTGATCAGGCCCATGTATTCAAACCCACCTATTCATGGTGCATCTATTGTAGCTACCATTCTCAAGGATAG GGACCTGTTCAATGAATGGACAATTGAATTGAAGGCAATGGCTGACCGTATTATCAGCATGCGACATCAACTATTTGACTCCTTGCGTGCCAAGG GCACTCCTGGTGACTGGAGTCACATAATCAAGCAGATTGGAATGTTTACTTTCACAGGATTGAACCCGGAGCAAGTTGCTTTTATGACTAAAGAGTACCATATTTACATGACATCTGATGG GAGGATTAGCATGGCTGGTCTGAGTTCCAGGACGGTTCCTCATCTTACTGAAGCAATACATGCAGCTGTTACTCGTCTTGCTTAA